A stretch of the Paracoccus albus genome encodes the following:
- a CDS encoding enoyl-CoA hydratase/isomerase family protein, with protein MTQANVLVEYRGPVAWLTLNRANSLNALSVDLIGELRAAIREIAVAKQVRAIVLTAAGRAFCAGANLKEVLAGLDDADTQKGDFLDAIGATFQALRDLPTPVIGGLNGITVAGGLELAMCCDVLIAGESARIGDAHSNFGVFPGAGGAAVLPCRIGLANAKYLLFSGQSLPARELMRMGLVQEVVGDDALEARLHEFSQLLATKSPLVLSQMKRVANASIEMTQVEALRQELAVLREHLKSNDAAEGLAAFNEKRKPVFTGT; from the coding sequence ATGACTCAAGCAAATGTACTGGTCGAATACCGTGGTCCGGTTGCGTGGCTGACGTTGAACAGGGCCAACAGTCTTAATGCACTTTCTGTCGACCTCATTGGGGAACTGCGCGCCGCGATAAGAGAGATCGCTGTGGCAAAACAGGTGCGCGCAATTGTGCTGACGGCTGCGGGGCGTGCGTTTTGCGCCGGTGCCAATCTGAAGGAAGTCCTCGCTGGTCTGGATGATGCCGATACGCAAAAGGGTGATTTTCTGGACGCTATCGGCGCTACGTTCCAAGCGCTGCGTGATTTGCCGACACCGGTGATCGGCGGGCTGAATGGCATTACCGTTGCGGGCGGGTTGGAACTCGCGATGTGTTGCGATGTGCTGATTGCGGGCGAGAGCGCTAGAATTGGCGATGCTCATTCGAATTTTGGTGTGTTCCCTGGCGCAGGCGGCGCTGCTGTCTTGCCGTGCCGGATCGGACTCGCAAACGCGAAATACCTCTTGTTTTCGGGCCAAAGTCTACCAGCGCGCGAATTGATGCGCATGGGGCTGGTGCAGGAAGTGGTTGGTGATGACGCGCTTGAAGCGCGGCTGCACGAGTTCAGCCAGTTGCTGGCGACCAAAAGCCCGCTGGTCCTGTCGCAGATGAAGCGGGTAGCCAATGCATCCATCGAAATGACGCAGGTGGAGGCGCTGAGACAGGAACTTGCCGTGCTGCGCGAACATCTGAAATCCAACGATGCGGCCGAAGGACTTGCCGCATTCAATGAAAAACGAAAGCCGGTTTTCACCGGCACATGA